The Xiphias gladius isolate SHS-SW01 ecotype Sanya breed wild chromosome 7, ASM1685928v1, whole genome shotgun sequence genome window below encodes:
- the capns1b gene encoding calpain small subunit 1b isoform X2, whose product MFLAKNLIGGIINIVSNIDPAQFIPSDPPPPRRPLNFAETHENDEEKQFRRVFQQLAGDDMEVSPKELMDILNKIISKHGNLKTDGFSIESCRSMVAVMDSDSTGKLGFHEFKYLWNNIKRWQGIYLSHDADRSGVIGSDELPKAFKSAGFPLNDQLFKLIIRRYCDEHGDMDFDNYIGCLVRLDAMCRAFKTLDKDNSGSIDLDIKEWLQLTMYS is encoded by the exons ATGTTTCTGGCCAAGAACTTGATCGGAGGCATCATCAATATTGTGAG CAACATCGACCCGGCTCAGTTTATTCCTTCAGACCCA CCTCCTCCTCGCAGACCTCTGAACTTCGCTGAGACTCATGAGAACGATGAGGAGAAACAGTTTCGGAGAGTTTTCCAACAGCTGGCCGGAGAT GACATGGAGGTGAGCCCCAAAGAGCTGATGGACATCCTCAACAAAATCATTTCCAAAC ATGGAAACCTGAAGACTGACGGTTTCAGCATTGAGTCCTGCAGGAGCATGGTTGCCGTCATGGAT AGTGACAGCACAGGAAAACTGGGCTTCCATGAGTTCAAATACCTCTGGAACAACATCAAGAGATGGCAG GGTATCTATTTATCCCATGACGCGGATCGTTCAGGTGTGATTGGCTCTGACGAGCTGCCGAAGGCCTTCAAGTCTGCAG gttTCCCTCTCAATGATCAGCTCTTCAAGCTGATTATTCGTCGCTATTGTGACGAGCATGGCGACATGGACTTTGACAATTACATTGGCTGCCTGGTGCGACTGGACGCCATGTGCA GAGCCTTTAAGACCCTGGATAAGGACAACAGCGGCTCCATCGACCTGGACATCAAGGAG tGGCTTCAGCTGACGATGTATTCATGA
- the capns1b gene encoding calpain small subunit 1b isoform X1 codes for MCVVEHGGQTARSLQDTPTAATEFRGLVLNQTDDKMFLAKNLIGGIINIVSNIDPAQFIPSDPPPPRRPLNFAETHENDEEKQFRRVFQQLAGDDMEVSPKELMDILNKIISKHGNLKTDGFSIESCRSMVAVMDSDSTGKLGFHEFKYLWNNIKRWQGIYLSHDADRSGVIGSDELPKAFKSAGFPLNDQLFKLIIRRYCDEHGDMDFDNYIGCLVRLDAMCRAFKTLDKDNSGSIDLDIKEWLQLTMYS; via the exons ATGTGTGTTGTGGAACACGGAGGTCAGACTGCTCGGTCCCTGCAGGACACgccaacagcagcaacagagtTCAGGGGCCTagttttgaat CAGACGGACGACAAAATGTTTCTGGCCAAGAACTTGATCGGAGGCATCATCAATATTGTGAG CAACATCGACCCGGCTCAGTTTATTCCTTCAGACCCA CCTCCTCCTCGCAGACCTCTGAACTTCGCTGAGACTCATGAGAACGATGAGGAGAAACAGTTTCGGAGAGTTTTCCAACAGCTGGCCGGAGAT GACATGGAGGTGAGCCCCAAAGAGCTGATGGACATCCTCAACAAAATCATTTCCAAAC ATGGAAACCTGAAGACTGACGGTTTCAGCATTGAGTCCTGCAGGAGCATGGTTGCCGTCATGGAT AGTGACAGCACAGGAAAACTGGGCTTCCATGAGTTCAAATACCTCTGGAACAACATCAAGAGATGGCAG GGTATCTATTTATCCCATGACGCGGATCGTTCAGGTGTGATTGGCTCTGACGAGCTGCCGAAGGCCTTCAAGTCTGCAG gttTCCCTCTCAATGATCAGCTCTTCAAGCTGATTATTCGTCGCTATTGTGACGAGCATGGCGACATGGACTTTGACAATTACATTGGCTGCCTGGTGCGACTGGACGCCATGTGCA GAGCCTTTAAGACCCTGGATAAGGACAACAGCGGCTCCATCGACCTGGACATCAAGGAG tGGCTTCAGCTGACGATGTATTCATGA